One window of the Lactococcus lactis genome contains the following:
- a CDS encoding amino acid permease: MNTNQNEENKPSQRGLKNRHIQLIAIAGTIGTGLFLGAGKSIHLTGPSIIFVYLIIGALMYILLRAIGEMLYQDPNQHSFLNFVSRYLGEKPGYFIQWSYLLVVVFVAMAELIAIGTYINFWLPDLPIWMTEVFVLVLLTLLNTLNPKFFGETEFWFGMIKIVAIIGLILTAIILIFSHYHTGTDTVSVTNITKGFEFFPNGLSNFFESFQMVMFAFVSMEFIGMTAAETDNPRPTLKKAINQIPIRIVLFYVGALLAIMSIYQWRDIPADKSPFVTIFQLIGIKWAAALVNFVVLTSAASALNSALFSITRNLYSLSKLNNDKILKPFTKFSKAGVPVNALLFTSLLILFTPFISMIAAISNSFVFITSVATNLFLVVYLMTLITYLKYRKSSDFDPKGFVLPAAHIFIPLAIAGFVLIFISLFCFKDTIVPAIGSVIWVLIFGLFTFFKKIKTAE; encoded by the coding sequence ATGAATACAAATCAAAATGAAGAAAATAAGCCCTCACAACGTGGTTTAAAAAATAGGCATATTCAACTTATTGCCATTGCTGGAACAATTGGTACGGGATTATTCCTCGGTGCCGGAAAATCGATTCACCTCACCGGCCCATCAATTATTTTTGTTTATTTAATAATCGGTGCGCTTATGTATATTCTCCTAAGAGCTATCGGGGAGATGCTTTACCAAGATCCCAATCAACATTCCTTTTTAAATTTTGTTTCACGTTATCTCGGTGAAAAACCTGGTTACTTTATTCAGTGGTCTTATTTACTGGTTGTTGTTTTTGTAGCTATGGCTGAGCTAATTGCTATTGGGACTTATATTAATTTTTGGTTGCCGGATTTACCAATTTGGATGACAGAAGTCTTTGTATTAGTTCTTCTAACTTTATTGAATACTTTAAATCCAAAATTTTTTGGAGAAACCGAATTTTGGTTTGGGATGATTAAAATTGTGGCGATTATTGGTTTGATTTTAACGGCAATAATCCTCATTTTTAGTCATTATCATACAGGAACTGATACTGTTAGTGTAACTAATATCACCAAAGGCTTCGAGTTCTTCCCAAATGGGCTTTCTAATTTCTTTGAAAGCTTCCAGATGGTCATGTTTGCTTTTGTTTCGATGGAATTCATCGGAATGACTGCAGCAGAAACAGATAATCCTAGACCAACTTTGAAAAAAGCGATCAACCAAATTCCAATTCGGATTGTCCTCTTTTATGTTGGGGCACTGTTGGCAATTATGAGTATCTACCAATGGCGCGATATTCCGGCTGATAAATCACCATTTGTTACCATTTTCCAACTCATTGGAATTAAGTGGGCAGCGGCTTTAGTGAACTTTGTCGTACTAACTTCTGCTGCTTCGGCTTTAAACTCTGCCCTCTTTTCAATCACTCGTAATCTTTATTCTTTATCAAAACTCAATAATGATAAAATACTTAAACCATTTACTAAATTTTCAAAAGCTGGTGTACCAGTAAATGCTTTACTTTTCACCTCATTATTAATTCTATTTACTCCATTCATCTCGATGATTGCTGCGATTTCTAATTCTTTTGTCTTTATTACTAGTGTCGCAACCAATCTTTTTCTAGTGGTTTATCTGATGACCTTAATTACTTATCTTAAATATCGGAAATCAAGCGATTTTGATCCTAAAGGGTTTGTTTTACCTGCAGCCCACATCTTTATTCCATTAGCCATTGCTGGATTTGTCTTAATCTTTATTTCACTATTCTGCTTTAAAGATACAATTGTTCCGGCTATTGGTTCTGTGATCTGGGTTCTTATTTTTGGACTATTTACTTTCTTTAAAAAAATAAAAACAGCTGAATAA
- a CDS encoding amino acid permease, giving the protein MKNLQEKHEAQRGLQNRHIQLIAIAGTIGTGLFLGAGKTIQMTGPSVIFAYILIGIAMFFFLRTIGEMLYNDPSQHSFLNFVTKYSGVRTGYFTQWSYWLVIVFVCISELTAIGTYIQFWLPQVPLWLIEIVMLALLFGLNTLNSRFFGETEFWFAMIKVAAIIGMIVTAIILVAGNFHYSTVLSGKTVHDSASLNNIFDGFQLFPHGAWNFVGALQMVMFAFTSMEFIGMTAAETVNPKKSLPKAINQIPVRILLFYVGALLAIMAIFNWHYIPADKSPFVMVFQLIGIKWAAALINFVVLTSAASALNSSLFSATRNMYSLAQQHDKGRLTPFTKLSKAGIPINALYMATALSLLAPVLTLIPQIKNAFDFAASCTTNLFLVVYFITLYTYWQYRKSEDYNPKGFLTPKPQITVPFIVAIFAIVFASLFFNADTFYPALGAIVWTIFFGLYSHYKKI; this is encoded by the coding sequence TTGAAAAATCTTCAAGAGAAACATGAAGCTCAACGGGGCTTACAGAACCGACATATTCAACTTATTGCTATTGCTGGAACGATTGGTACCGGACTTTTTCTAGGAGCTGGGAAAACCATTCAAATGACTGGTCCAAGCGTTATCTTTGCTTATATTCTTATTGGGATTGCGATGTTCTTTTTCTTAAGAACAATCGGAGAAATGCTTTACAACGACCCTAGTCAGCATTCATTTTTAAATTTTGTCACAAAATATTCAGGCGTCAGGACAGGTTACTTCACTCAGTGGTCTTATTGGTTAGTTATTGTTTTTGTTTGTATCTCTGAATTGACAGCAATCGGAACTTATATTCAATTTTGGCTTCCTCAAGTTCCACTTTGGTTGATTGAAATTGTCATGCTAGCTCTTCTTTTTGGACTTAATACTTTAAATTCTCGCTTTTTTGGTGAAACTGAATTTTGGTTTGCGATGATTAAAGTAGCAGCAATCATTGGAATGATTGTCACTGCGATTATTTTAGTAGCTGGTAATTTTCACTATAGCACTGTTTTAAGCGGAAAAACCGTTCATGACTCTGCTTCACTAAACAACATTTTTGATGGCTTTCAACTCTTCCCACACGGTGCTTGGAACTTTGTGGGTGCCTTACAAATGGTTATGTTTGCCTTTACTTCTATGGAATTTATTGGAATGACTGCGGCAGAAACAGTTAATCCTAAAAAGAGTTTACCAAAAGCAATTAATCAAATTCCAGTACGTATTTTACTTTTCTATGTTGGAGCACTTTTGGCTATTATGGCTATTTTCAACTGGCACTATATTCCGGCTGATAAATCTCCATTTGTTATGGTTTTTCAACTTATTGGAATCAAATGGGCAGCGGCGCTCATTAACTTTGTTGTCCTGACTTCTGCTGCTTCAGCGCTTAATAGTTCATTATTTTCAGCAACACGAAATATGTACTCACTTGCTCAACAGCATGACAAAGGAAGATTAACTCCTTTTACAAAACTTTCTAAGGCGGGAATTCCTATCAATGCCCTTTATATGGCAACTGCTCTCTCGCTTTTGGCTCCTGTCCTGACTCTTATTCCTCAGATAAAAAATGCTTTCGATTTTGCAGCCTCTTGTACGACTAATTTATTTTTAGTGGTTTACTTTATTACCCTCTACACTTATTGGCAATATCGCAAATCTGAAGATTACAATCCTAAAGGTTTCTTGACACCAAAACCTCAAATTACCGTTCCCTTTATCGTAGCTATCTTTGCAATTGTCTTTGCTTCTTTGTTTTTCAATGCTGATACCTTTTATCCGGCCTTGGGAGCAATTGTCTGGACAATTTTCTTTGGACTCTACTCGCACTATAAAAAAATCTAA
- a CDS encoding YlbF family regulator, with protein MLIIDQNLLEIDNLLEKIMDEFLKFPEVEAYQKAKADFMADENLQSQLKTLEDNSEYIAFRPELRALQHEINLNEKVYAFRLAENDLQQILTALTKKITNSISEQIYVDENLPLKGGQHGRHHGKH; from the coding sequence ATGTTAATAATCGACCAAAATCTATTAGAAATAGATAATTTGTTGGAAAAGATAATGGACGAGTTTTTGAAATTTCCAGAAGTTGAAGCTTATCAGAAAGCTAAAGCTGATTTTATGGCAGATGAAAATTTACAAAGTCAGCTTAAAACTTTAGAGGATAATTCTGAATATATCGCTTTTCGCCCAGAGCTAAGAGCGCTTCAGCATGAAATAAATTTGAATGAGAAGGTTTATGCCTTTCGTTTGGCAGAAAATGACCTTCAACAAATTTTGACAGCTTTGACTAAGAAAATTACAAATAGTATTTCGGAACAGATTTATGTTGATGAGAATTTACCGTTGAAAGGAGGGCAACATGGACGACATCATGGAAAGCATTGA
- a CDS encoding YlbG family protein has protein sequence MESIEKKEIRPLFIKERIAVYVYCYSYKGTRQLSKFGDVVYTSQKSNYSLLYVNNENLSDLLSKLKDLKFVKKVRVGHIKELDQNFSEAFAQTNLAVKEEIERL, from the coding sequence ATGGAAAGCATTGAGAAAAAAGAAATTCGCCCCCTTTTTATAAAGGAGCGAATTGCAGTTTATGTTTATTGCTATTCATATAAAGGAACAAGACAATTAAGTAAATTTGGAGATGTGGTTTATACAAGCCAAAAATCAAATTATAGTTTACTCTATGTCAATAATGAAAATCTTTCAGATTTATTGAGTAAATTAAAAGATTTGAAATTTGTTAAAAAGGTACGTGTGGGTCATATTAAAGAACTTGACCAAAACTTTTCTGAAGCTTTTGCTCAAACTAATCTTGCCGTTAAAGAGGAAATTGAGCGCTTGTAA
- a CDS encoding CYTH domain-containing protein, which produces MSTNLEIEYKSLLSLAEYDQLKKLFTHVTPVRQTNHYLDSKDFKLRKKKLALRIRTFDKSAEMTLKVPQEVGNIEYNIDLSLEEAQQLLGERNIVCGETDLSEICELLTARDINLEEITLIGSLTTIRYEQHLPIGLAALDKNDYLGHTDYELELEVDDSKQGKKDFFDFLDKNRVEYRFSKSKVVRFLDCLRHLRK; this is translated from the coding sequence ATGAGTACGAATTTGGAGATTGAGTATAAGTCGCTATTGTCGCTGGCTGAGTATGACCAGCTCAAAAAACTCTTTACTCACGTAACCCCTGTTAGGCAAACTAACCACTACTTAGATTCAAAAGATTTTAAATTACGCAAGAAAAAATTGGCTTTGCGTATTAGAACTTTTGATAAGTCCGCAGAAATGACTTTAAAAGTTCCGCAAGAAGTTGGAAATATTGAATATAATATTGATCTCAGTCTTGAAGAAGCTCAACAACTCCTTGGCGAGCGAAATATTGTCTGTGGAGAGACTGATTTAAGTGAAATCTGTGAGTTACTGACTGCAAGAGATATTAATCTTGAGGAAATCACTTTAATTGGAAGTTTGACGACGATTCGTTATGAGCAACATCTTCCAATTGGGCTTGCTGCATTAGACAAGAATGATTATCTAGGGCATACTGATTATGAGCTTGAGCTTGAAGTAGATGACAGCAAACAAGGGAAAAAAGACTTTTTTGACTTTTTAGATAAAAATCGAGTTGAATATCGTTTTTCAAAATCCAAAGTTGTTCGTTTTTTAGACTGTTTAAGACATTTACGAAAATAA
- a CDS encoding DUF817 domain-containing protein: protein MEKVEEKYHLKDFWDFGLKQFRSAIFGITIILSLIVTTFIKIPHLASYDTLLICVIVIQMILLVSKYERAYDLIPIMVFHVLGMILEIFKVKHGSWSYPDAGLFKIMDVPLYSAFMYSAIGSYIVRTIKEFDLEAINWPHWLMSIGISVLIYLNFFSGTFGFDFRNIFYLFILMIFWKTKFSFVLRTKRYQMPAILSFFLIGLFIYFAENIGSYFSAWTYSYQLKAWQFVDLGKISSWTLLIIVSIIIVIELQRYFSKKIKVKNIIKN from the coding sequence ATGGAAAAAGTAGAAGAGAAATATCATTTAAAAGATTTTTGGGATTTTGGTTTGAAACAATTTCGGTCAGCAATTTTTGGAATTACCATTATTCTGTCATTAATTGTGACTACCTTCATCAAAATTCCACATCTTGCAAGTTATGACACTTTATTGATTTGTGTCATCGTCATTCAAATGATACTTTTGGTCAGCAAATATGAGCGAGCTTATGATTTAATTCCAATCATGGTCTTCCATGTTTTGGGAATGATTTTAGAAATATTTAAAGTAAAGCATGGGAGTTGGTCCTATCCAGATGCCGGCTTATTTAAAATTATGGATGTTCCCTTATACAGTGCTTTTATGTACTCGGCAATTGGCTCATATATTGTTCGGACAATAAAAGAGTTTGATTTAGAAGCAATCAATTGGCCGCATTGGTTGATGTCCATTGGTATTTCTGTTCTTATTTATCTCAACTTTTTTAGTGGAACCTTTGGCTTTGATTTCAGAAATATCTTTTATCTCTTTATTTTAATGATTTTCTGGAAAACTAAATTTTCTTTTGTATTGCGGACAAAACGTTATCAAATGCCGGCAATTTTGAGTTTCTTTTTAATCGGTCTCTTTATTTATTTTGCAGAGAATATTGGTTCTTATTTTAGTGCTTGGACTTATTCTTATCAGTTAAAAGCTTGGCAATTTGTTGATTTAGGTAAAATCTCTTCATGGACTTTATTGATTATCGTTTCAATCATTATTGTTATTGAACTACAGAGATATTTTTCAAAAAAGATAAAAGTAAAAAATATAATTAAGAACTAA
- a CDS encoding GTP pyrophosphokinase gives MFNWEEFLDPYIQTVGELKIKFRGVRKQYLKKGLYSPIEFVTGRVKRRESIRNKAKLRGYTRENLAEMEDIAGVRVMVQFVDDVWDVLELLRKRKDFKIIEERDYINNQKASGYRSYHVIVEYPIDTIDGFQIVNAEIQIRTLAMNFWATIEHSLNYKYGGLIPEDVKARLTNAAREAAQLDLEMGEIREDIQEAQLLFDSPQQKQDFKKENGEENELW, from the coding sequence ATGTTTAATTGGGAAGAATTCTTGGACCCTTATATCCAAACAGTTGGTGAGTTAAAAATAAAATTTCGGGGCGTTCGTAAGCAATATTTGAAGAAAGGACTTTATTCTCCGATTGAATTTGTTACGGGGCGCGTGAAACGTCGAGAATCAATCAGAAATAAGGCCAAACTTCGTGGTTACACACGAGAAAACTTAGCTGAAATGGAAGATATTGCTGGTGTTCGAGTGATGGTCCAGTTTGTTGATGATGTTTGGGATGTATTGGAGCTTTTACGTAAACGCAAAGATTTTAAAATTATTGAAGAACGTGATTATATTAATAACCAAAAAGCTTCTGGTTACCGTTCTTATCATGTAATTGTTGAATATCCAATTGATACAATTGATGGTTTCCAAATTGTCAATGCTGAAATTCAAATTAGAACTTTAGCCATGAATTTTTGGGCAACGATTGAACACTCCCTTAATTACAAGTACGGGGGCTTGATTCCTGAGGATGTCAAGGCAAGATTGACTAATGCAGCGCGTGAAGCTGCTCAACTTGATTTGGAAATGGGTGAAATCCGTGAGGATATTCAAGAAGCACAGTTACTTTTTGATAGTCCTCAGCAAAAACAAGACTTTAAAAAAGAAAATGGTGAAGAAAATGAACTTTGGTAA
- a CDS encoding NAD kinase, which produces MNFGKKVWLIGNSSEKSKKTLNKLSKILKAEHFVFDDINPEIVISVGGDGTLLRAMHMYEYQLDRVRFLGVHTGHLGFYTDFTDEDLFEVVEALYDENPAQAIHYPLIRVQVSFTDGYQIVRHVLNEATIRRASKTMVGDVRISDYLFERFRGDGLSISTPTGSTAYNKSIGGAVVHPRVKAMQVAEIASLNNVVYRTLGSPMIVAEKDTITVCPASEDDYSLTFDQLTFEYKNIKSIEFSLDGTTISFANCAHTPFWERVSKSFIGEVE; this is translated from the coding sequence ATGAACTTTGGTAAAAAAGTCTGGCTTATTGGAAATTCGAGTGAAAAATCCAAAAAAACGCTCAATAAATTGAGCAAGATTTTGAAAGCTGAACATTTCGTTTTTGATGATATTAATCCTGAAATTGTGATTTCAGTTGGAGGAGATGGGACGCTTCTAAGAGCAATGCACATGTACGAATATCAGCTAGATCGTGTGCGATTTTTGGGTGTTCATACGGGGCATTTGGGCTTTTATACTGATTTTACTGACGAAGATTTGTTTGAAGTCGTAGAGGCTCTTTATGATGAAAATCCAGCTCAAGCGATTCACTATCCACTCATTCGTGTTCAAGTTAGTTTTACTGACGGATATCAAATTGTACGACATGTTCTCAATGAAGCAACGATTCGACGTGCAAGTAAAACGATGGTTGGGGATGTTAGAATTTCTGATTATCTTTTTGAACGTTTTCGTGGGGACGGCTTGTCAATTTCAACTCCAACAGGTTCAACGGCTTATAATAAATCAATTGGAGGAGCCGTTGTTCATCCGCGGGTAAAAGCAATGCAAGTTGCTGAAATTGCAAGTTTGAACAATGTCGTTTATCGAACATTAGGTTCACCAATGATTGTAGCTGAGAAAGATACAATTACCGTTTGTCCTGCGTCAGAGGATGATTATAGTTTGACTTTTGATCAGTTGACTTTTGAATACAAAAATATCAAATCAATTGAGTTTTCTTTGGATGGAACAACGATTTCTTTTGCAAATTGTGCTCACACACCATTTTGGGAACGGGTCAGTAAGTCCTTTATTGGGGAGGTTGAGTAA
- a CDS encoding RluA family pseudouridine synthase — protein MQFAFRNEIEGSMVKSMLSRHGISRRLLTKVKFDGGKITVNGQEKNAIYRLEKDDLVTVTVPDEPDNEKLIPDDFPLNVLFEDDHYLVVEKPAGKPSITGSLHPTGAMSNAVKGYISQKNYANQTVHIITRLDRDTSGIMFLAKHRYAHALMNQHKFRDTMEKRYFAIVNGQDLPDSGRIDLPIGRRDDSIIQRQVRFDEKAKDALTSYVVAERKNDLALLDIILHTGRTHQIRVHFSHLGYPLIGDDLYGGNHDLISRQALHCHHLQFLNPFTDEMVHVELDMPEDMKNLLK, from the coding sequence ATGCAGTTTGCTTTTAGAAACGAGATTGAAGGAAGCATGGTTAAATCAATGCTAAGCCGTCACGGTATTTCTAGGAGATTGCTGACAAAAGTAAAATTTGATGGTGGAAAAATAACAGTTAATGGTCAGGAAAAAAATGCCATTTATCGTCTGGAAAAGGATGATTTGGTGACGGTCACAGTCCCAGATGAGCCAGATAATGAAAAGTTAATTCCTGATGATTTTCCACTCAATGTCCTATTTGAAGATGACCACTATTTAGTGGTTGAAAAGCCAGCAGGCAAGCCATCAATTACAGGGTCCTTGCATCCGACTGGTGCCATGTCAAATGCTGTCAAAGGATATATTAGTCAAAAAAATTATGCTAATCAAACGGTGCATATTATCACTAGACTAGACCGTGATACCAGTGGAATCATGTTTTTAGCTAAACATCGTTATGCACATGCTTTAATGAATCAACATAAATTTCGCGACACGATGGAAAAACGCTATTTTGCTATTGTAAATGGCCAAGATTTGCCAGATTCTGGTCGAATTGATTTACCAATTGGACGTCGTGATGATTCGATTATTCAAAGGCAAGTTCGCTTTGATGAAAAAGCAAAAGATGCCCTGACTTCTTACGTTGTTGCTGAGCGAAAAAATGATTTAGCCCTTCTTGATATTATTTTGCATACAGGCAGAACTCACCAAATTCGTGTTCATTTTTCTCATTTGGGTTATCCTTTAATTGGTGATGATTTATACGGTGGAAATCATGATTTGATTTCACGTCAAGCCCTTCACTGTCATCATTTACAGTTCTTAAATCCTTTTACTGACGAAATGGTTCATGTTGAATTAGACATGCCAGAAGATATGAAAAACTTATTGAAATAA
- a CDS encoding peptidylprolyl isomerase: protein MNTNKKNNTILFTIFGIVLVIVVGLLVFFANRPKTTDNTASSTSTSSSQKVDYPTNYKLHDAVKNSTTALNDLTLPQLSTTVAEDEAEVEIKTTAGNINIKLFPKLAPNAVQNFLVLAKNGYYKNNEFFRVIKDFMIQSGDPSNQGTGTASIFGGKTFDTEISNQLYNIRGALALANTGQASSSSSQFFIVQNSQDMTSQIQDKTKYPQKIIDAYKKGGYPSLDGSYTVFGQVISGMDVVDKIAKAEVTSSGSGEASSPVDPVKIKSVKILKNWKF from the coding sequence ATGAATACGAATAAAAAAAATAATACAATTCTTTTTACAATCTTTGGGATTGTCTTAGTTATTGTCGTTGGACTCCTTGTTTTCTTTGCAAATCGTCCAAAAACAACTGATAATACAGCAAGTAGTACAAGCACTTCTTCAAGCCAAAAAGTTGATTATCCAACAAATTATAAATTACATGATGCAGTAAAAAATTCTACAACTGCCCTTAATGATTTGACTTTGCCACAACTTTCTACAACTGTTGCTGAGGATGAAGCTGAGGTCGAAATTAAAACGACTGCTGGAAATATCAATATTAAACTTTTCCCTAAATTGGCCCCTAATGCGGTTCAAAATTTCCTTGTTCTTGCCAAAAATGGTTACTACAAAAACAATGAATTCTTCCGTGTCATCAAAGATTTCATGATTCAATCTGGTGACCCTTCTAATCAAGGAACTGGTACTGCTTCAATTTTTGGTGGGAAAACATTTGATACTGAAATTTCTAATCAACTGTACAATATCCGCGGCGCACTTGCTTTAGCAAATACCGGCCAAGCAAGCTCTAGCAGTTCACAATTTTTCATTGTGCAAAATTCCCAAGATATGACCAGTCAAATTCAAGACAAGACTAAATATCCTCAAAAAATAATTGATGCTTATAAAAAAGGGGGATACCCTAGTTTAGACGGAAGTTACACTGTCTTTGGTCAAGTTATCTCAGGAATGGATGTCGTTGATAAAATCGCTAAAGCCGAGGTTACATCAAGTGGTTCTGGCGAAGCTTCATCTCCTGTTGACCCTGTAAAAATTAAATCTGTTAAAATTCTTAAAAACTGGAAATTTTAA
- a CDS encoding amino acid permease: MENQNQVKRNLKQRHITMIALGGTIGTGLFLTSGATISQAGPWGAVLAYCFIGIMVYFVMTSLGEMATYLPTSGSFSDYGGRYVDPAFGFALGWNYWLNGAITIAVDLTTAGLITQFWFPHLPSWIFSGIATVLIFIINVMAVGAFGETEYWLSTIKVITIVLFLAIGLLTIFGVLGQGNVDVVANLSAGNHGFVGGISGFVGVLLIAGFSFQGTELLGITAGESEDPGKSIPKAMNSIFWRILLFYIFSIIVIAAIINFKDPRLLNPNSTAVMSPFTIVFKNIGFAVAASVMNAVILTSVISSANSVMYASTRILYSLGQEKGAPKFFGRTAKNGIPFYALLATTIICFIAFLTGIFGTQIYLFLVDLSSLTGFLAWLGISISHIRFRRAYIAQGKKLEDLPYKAKWFPFGPIVALLMTAAIAINLDPAMLFSEHWGEGLALYAAIPIFIILYFGYKWKYNTKIIPLEEVDLSREK, encoded by the coding sequence ATGGAAAATCAAAATCAGGTCAAGCGCAACCTTAAACAGCGCCACATCACCATGATTGCATTGGGTGGTACAATTGGAACAGGTTTATTTTTAACCTCAGGAGCAACAATTAGTCAAGCAGGTCCCTGGGGCGCAGTTCTTGCTTATTGTTTTATTGGTATTATGGTTTACTTCGTAATGACTTCCTTAGGTGAGATGGCGACATATTTGCCTACCTCAGGTTCATTCTCCGATTATGGCGGTCGTTATGTTGATCCTGCTTTTGGCTTTGCATTAGGGTGGAACTATTGGCTCAATGGAGCGATTACCATTGCCGTGGATTTAACGACAGCAGGATTGATTACGCAGTTTTGGTTCCCGCACCTTCCGTCTTGGATATTTTCAGGAATTGCGACAGTCTTAATTTTTATTATTAATGTTATGGCGGTTGGAGCATTCGGGGAAACAGAATATTGGTTATCAACGATTAAAGTGATTACGATTGTCCTCTTTTTAGCTATTGGTTTACTTACCATTTTTGGAGTTTTGGGACAAGGAAATGTTGATGTCGTTGCCAATTTAAGTGCTGGCAATCATGGCTTTGTTGGTGGAATTTCAGGATTTGTTGGAGTTTTACTTATTGCCGGATTCTCTTTTCAAGGAACTGAGCTTTTAGGGATTACCGCAGGTGAATCTGAAGACCCAGGTAAGTCAATTCCTAAAGCAATGAACTCTATTTTCTGGCGTATCTTACTTTTTTACATCTTTTCAATCATTGTGATTGCTGCAATTATCAATTTTAAAGACCCTCGCTTGTTAAATCCAAATTCGACAGCTGTCATGAGTCCATTTACTATTGTCTTTAAAAATATTGGCTTTGCAGTTGCAGCTTCAGTTATGAATGCGGTCATTCTTACTTCGGTAATTTCATCAGCAAATTCAGTAATGTATGCTTCAACACGTATTCTTTATTCATTGGGACAAGAAAAAGGGGCACCAAAATTCTTTGGACGAACAGCAAAAAATGGAATTCCTTTTTATGCCCTATTAGCCACAACAATTATTTGTTTTATTGCTTTCTTAACTGGAATATTTGGAACGCAAATTTATCTTTTCTTGGTTGATTTATCATCACTAACAGGATTTCTTGCTTGGCTTGGAATTTCTATCAGTCATATCCGTTTTAGAAGAGCCTATATTGCTCAAGGGAAAAAATTGGAAGATCTTCCTTACAAAGCTAAATGGTTCCCATTTGGTCCAATTGTTGCGCTCTTGATGACTGCGGCAATTGCCATTAATCTTGACCCAGCCATGCTCTTTAGTGAGCACTGGGGTGAAGGCTTAGCTTTATACGCTGCAATTCCTATTTTCATTATTCTTTATTTTGGTTATAAATGGAAGTATAATACAAAAATTATTCCACTTGAAGAAGTAGATTTGAGTCGGGAAAAATAA
- a CDS encoding NADPH-dependent FMN reductase, translating to MKFIAIVGTNASFSYNRKLLWYMKKHFTKEAQIEIVEITDLPLFSEDIREIPEGVQKIAEAIREADGLIFSTPEYDHAITAALKSLIEWLSWIKPQPLNSLPVMIVGVSLGNMGTVFAQENLRQILSSPGLDAFVLPSNQFLLGRAAEAFNQQDELIDERTISWLEHCFNNFMIYSKTLKPMRFPSPKKENNKEIIESEESKNSTETDEVWWTKETNQGLPVLSDADTGASEYEEVIEPENSAYLQFLEEGETWEFDDIGELRGKSEEED from the coding sequence ATGAAGTTTATCGCCATTGTTGGGACCAATGCTAGTTTTTCTTATAATCGAAAACTCCTTTGGTACATGAAAAAACATTTTACAAAAGAAGCACAAATTGAAATAGTAGAAATTACAGACCTGCCACTATTTTCTGAGGATATCAGAGAAATTCCTGAAGGGGTTCAGAAAATTGCAGAGGCAATAAGAGAAGCGGATGGTTTGATTTTTTCAACGCCTGAATATGATCATGCGATTACTGCTGCTTTGAAATCATTGATAGAATGGCTGTCATGGATAAAACCTCAGCCATTGAACAGTCTACCGGTTATGATTGTTGGGGTTTCTCTTGGAAATATGGGAACTGTTTTTGCCCAAGAAAACCTTCGACAAATTTTGAGTTCACCGGGTCTGGATGCTTTTGTTTTACCTTCCAATCAATTTCTTTTAGGACGAGCAGCTGAAGCATTTAATCAACAAGATGAATTGATCGATGAACGGACAATTAGCTGGTTGGAGCATTGTTTTAATAATTTTATGATTTACAGTAAAACATTAAAACCGATGAGATTTCCTTCGCCAAAAAAAGAGAATAATAAAGAAATAATTGAGAGTGAGGAAAGTAAAAACTCTACAGAAACCGATGAAGTTTGGTGGACTAAAGAAACGAATCAAGGATTGCCAGTTCTTTCCGATGCAGATACAGGAGCTTCTGAGTATGAAGAAGTGATTGAACCTGAAAATTCGGCCTATCTACAATTTTTGGAAGAGGGAGAAACTTGGGAGTTTGATGATATTGGAGAATTAAGAGGAAAATCGGAAGAAGAAGACTGA